In Sebastes fasciatus isolate fSebFas1 chromosome 15, fSebFas1.pri, whole genome shotgun sequence, a genomic segment contains:
- the LOC141783443 gene encoding E3 ubiquitin-protein ligase TRIM35-like has product MASWSEDLRCPVCRDIFKDPVLLTCSHTFCKACWQRWWPEKSTHQCPVCKTQSVLYDPPRNLALKNVCEAFSAGRVQRGSAALCGLHSEELKLFCLDHQEPVCVICLHSSSHTNHSFKPIAEVAMDYKEVLRVLLKRLQEKLELFNDIKGNFDRTAEDIEVQAKDTERQIDGEFSTLQKFLKKEQLTRIGAVREEKRLKSRVMKGKIEDLSVEIADLSDTVRATEEVLRAEDLSFLNNYKTAAQLADSFQVNDPQPIAGGLIDTAKHLNNLPFAILDSIKKMIPASEVLDPKTTPELLRCHPKNRDTSNDSSALRSTLQFTVIPPRRIETQGLNRTGYKPIIPPITAVLNRYSESRHYYDDDDLYG; this is encoded by the coding sequence ATGGCTTCTTGGTCGGAGGATCTCCGTTGTCCTGTCTGCCGTGACATCTTTAAAGATCCCGTCCTCCTGACATGCAGCCACACTTTCTGTAAAGCCTGCTGGCAGCGGTGGTGGCCAGAGAAATCAACTCACCAGTGCCCAGTCTGTAAGACACAATCTGTGTTATACGATCCACCTCGAAACTTGGCACTAAAGAACGTGTGTGAGGCGTTTTCAGCGGGGCGAGTTCAGAGAGGCTCTGCAGCTCTGTGCGGTCTGCACTCAGAGGaactcaaactcttctgtctggaccatcagGAGCCGGTTTGTGTCATCTGTCTGCACTCCAGCTCTCACACAAACCACAGCTTCAAACCCATCGCTGAAGTTGCGATGGATTACAAAGAGGTGCTTCGGGTACTCCTGAAGCGCTTACAGGAGAAACTGGAGCTCTTTAACGACATTAAAGGAAACTTTGATCGAACAGCTGAAGACATTGAAGTTCAGGCTAAGGACACGGAGAGGCAGATTGACGGCGAGTTCTCGACGCTTCAGAAGTTTCTCAAAAAGGAACAACTGACGAGAATCGGTGCAGTGAGGGAGGAAAAAAGGCTGAAGAGTCGGGTGATGAAGGGGAAGATTGAGGATCTGAGTGTAGAGATAGCTGATCTTTCAGACAcagtcagagccacagaggaggtGCTGAGAGCTGAAGATCTCTCATTCCTGAACAACTACAAGACTGCAGCTCAACTAGCCGATAGCTTCCAGGTGAATGATCCACAGCCGATCGCAGGAGGTCTGATAGACACGGCCAAACACCTGAACAACCTGCCCTTTGCCATCTTGGACAGTATCAAGAAGATGATCCCGGCGTCAGAGGTTCTGGACCCAAAAACGACTCCCGAGCTGCTGCGGTGCCATCCTAAGAATCGAGATACTTCTAACGACAGCAGTGCACTCCGGAGTACTCTGCAGTTTACTGTCATACCGCCAAGAAGGATCGAGACTCAAGGACTTAATCGTACAGGTTACAAGCCAATTATCccaccaatcacagctgttttAAACAGGTATAGTGAGAGCAGACACTATTATGACGACGACGATCTGTATGGCTAG